One window from the genome of Pedobacter schmidteae encodes:
- a CDS encoding OsmC family protein, which yields MSDKQITAITELDRSHYKTRVYAGGHFIYADEPEDVGGTDEGMPPAALLLASLGSCTAITIRMYADRKNFKLDGIKIALAICREEEMSKETVITRKIEFSGDLTEDERKRLFVIADKCPIHKILSNPIKIETS from the coding sequence ATGTCAGACAAGCAGATAACCGCAATTACAGAATTGGATAGGTCGCACTACAAAACAAGAGTGTATGCAGGAGGTCATTTTATTTATGCTGATGAACCAGAAGATGTTGGCGGAACGGATGAGGGGATGCCACCTGCGGCTTTGTTATTGGCTAGCCTGGGCAGTTGCACTGCCATTACGATAAGAATGTATGCCGACCGGAAAAACTTTAAACTGGATGGTATTAAAATCGCATTGGCCATTTGCAGAGAGGAGGAGATGAGCAAAGAAACTGTGATTACCAGGAAGATCGAGTTTTCGGGTGATTTAACTGAAGATGAACGCAAGCGGCTATTTGTGATAGCGGATAAATGCCCTATCCATAAAATTCTAAGCAATCCTATTAAAATTGAAACGAGCTAG
- a CDS encoding DUF2695 domain-containing protein — MTDKIDKERRKQIRNDLRKKALEEFENSLPMTRDNFKGLFDHLDNELNELGCDDDQTITKRYLKIIGIQNIEDVLVWLIDHGGYCDCEILANVEEQFE, encoded by the coding sequence ATGACTGACAAAATTGATAAGGAAAGACGGAAGCAAATTAGAAATGACCTTCGTAAAAAGGCTCTTGAAGAATTTGAGAATAGTCTTCCAATGACAAGAGATAACTTTAAAGGATTATTTGACCATTTGGATAATGAATTGAATGAACTAGGATGCGATGATGATCAAACTATAACAAAGCGTTATTTAAAGATTATTGGAATCCAGAATATTGAAGATGTCCTGGTCTGGTTAATTGATCATGGAGGTTATTGCGACTGTGAAATTTTGGCTAATGTTGAAGAACAATTCGAATAA
- a CDS encoding PleD family two-component system response regulator produces MSKKILAVDDDREIVDVIKIILEDEGYEVSTLTNGKNIFDVITSIRPDLILLDVMLAGMDGREICKSIKSHAIFKYIPIVMISATHNLQNLLKLPGSPNDFLSKPFDIENLISKVRTQLAISG; encoded by the coding sequence ATGTCCAAAAAGATATTGGCGGTAGATGATGATCGGGAGATAGTTGATGTCATTAAGATCATCCTGGAAGACGAGGGATACGAAGTTTCTACCTTAACAAATGGAAAAAATATATTTGATGTGATCACTTCCATCAGGCCCGACCTTATTTTGTTAGATGTCATGCTTGCAGGAATGGATGGAAGGGAAATTTGCAAATCGATTAAATCACATGCCATTTTCAAATACATTCCTATAGTAATGATATCAGCAACCCATAATTTACAAAACCTATTAAAGCTACCCGGTTCGCCAAATGATTTTCTCTCAAAACCATTCGACATCGAAAACCTGATCAGTAAGGTACGGACTCAACTGGCCATCTCCGGATAA
- a CDS encoding DUF3347 domain-containing protein, producing the protein MKKIFLVVALIATIWIKPGFAQSSQTKALLTSYYDIKNALVNSDATLAASKATEFSKALGSVDMKSLPQAEMTTFMGFQDKLAFDAKHISETKDLSHQREHFANFSANLFKLAKAVKLTKEPVYYDYCPMKKSYWLSDNAAIKNPYFGKQMLTCGAVKETLK; encoded by the coding sequence ATGAAAAAGATATTTTTAGTAGTTGCTTTAATTGCAACCATATGGATCAAACCTGGTTTCGCTCAAAGTAGCCAGACAAAAGCTTTATTGACTTCTTATTACGACATCAAAAATGCATTGGTAAACTCTGATGCTACCTTGGCAGCTTCAAAAGCAACTGAGTTTTCTAAAGCTTTGGGAAGTGTTGATATGAAATCATTGCCCCAGGCAGAAATGACTACTTTTATGGGCTTTCAGGATAAACTTGCATTTGATGCCAAACATATCTCAGAGACAAAAGACCTTTCTCACCAAAGGGAACACTTTGCTAATTTTTCAGCTAACCTCTTTAAACTAGCTAAAGCCGTAAAGCTTACCAAGGAGCCTGTTTATTATGATTATTGCCCAATGAAAAAGAGCTATTGGCTGTCGGATAATGCGGCAATCAAAAATCCTTATTTCGGTAAACAAATGTTAACCTGTGGAGCAGTCAAGGAAACTTTAAAGTAA
- a CDS encoding exonuclease domain-containing protein, translating to MLYAVVDIETTGGFASGNGITEISIRVHDGQKVISVYETLINPEQDIPLYIASLTGISDDMVKDAPVFGEVAAEIYEILHDKIFVAHNVNFDFSFVKHHLSLSGYNLNCKKLCTVRMSRKLLPGHSSYSLGKLCTALGIAINNRHRAGGDAEATAELLTILLASDREGVIAQTLSRLSKEQQLPPNLPRAEVDKLPRMPGVYYFKDQKGAVIYVGKAKNIYKRVCSHFTGTNTGKQRQDFLKNIYTIDFEVCGTELMAFILEATEIKRIWPENNRALKRYEQKYALYGFEDQKGYLRLGIDKYKKQGNVLYSFNTLLDGYDLLRLLIKEHLLCEKLCYIQRNRISCTAHEEGKCSGACVGKESAASYNVRVKYAMAYLKSILPTFAVIGEGRTADEQSCLLVEQGKFYGMGYISYHADINGTEMLKSALQPFPSDDYILNLINHHVQQFPQTKITV from the coding sequence ATGTTGTATGCAGTAGTAGATATTGAAACCACGGGTGGTTTTGCTTCGGGAAATGGAATAACCGAAATTTCTATCAGGGTGCATGATGGGCAGAAGGTCATCAGTGTTTATGAAACGCTAATTAATCCGGAGCAGGATATTCCGCTTTATATTGCTTCCCTGACGGGCATTAGTGATGATATGGTTAAGGATGCACCGGTATTTGGTGAGGTGGCAGCCGAGATTTATGAAATTTTGCACGATAAAATATTTGTAGCGCATAATGTTAACTTTGATTTTTCTTTTGTCAAACATCATTTGTCTTTAAGTGGCTACAACCTGAACTGTAAAAAACTATGTACCGTAAGAATGAGCCGTAAGCTATTGCCTGGACATAGTTCTTATAGTTTGGGTAAGCTTTGTACTGCTTTAGGTATCGCTATTAACAACAGGCATAGAGCTGGAGGGGATGCTGAGGCGACGGCCGAGTTGCTGACTATTTTGTTGGCATCGGATAGGGAAGGAGTAATTGCGCAAACGCTTAGCCGCTTGTCGAAAGAGCAACAGCTACCTCCAAATTTACCCAGGGCCGAGGTAGACAAGCTGCCGCGAATGCCTGGGGTTTATTATTTTAAAGACCAGAAAGGTGCGGTAATTTATGTTGGGAAGGCTAAAAATATTTATAAAAGAGTATGTTCTCATTTTACGGGTACCAATACCGGAAAACAGCGTCAGGATTTTCTTAAAAATATTTATACCATCGATTTTGAAGTCTGCGGAACGGAACTGATGGCTTTTATACTGGAGGCTACAGAGATTAAACGAATATGGCCCGAAAATAATCGGGCATTAAAGCGGTACGAGCAAAAATATGCCTTATATGGATTTGAAGACCAGAAGGGATATTTGCGTTTGGGTATTGATAAGTACAAAAAGCAAGGGAATGTATTGTATAGTTTTAATACTTTGCTGGATGGGTACGATTTATTGAGACTTTTGATCAAAGAACATTTGCTTTGTGAAAAGCTGTGTTACATCCAAAGAAACAGAATTAGTTGTACGGCACATGAAGAGGGAAAATGTAGTGGTGCTTGTGTAGGTAAGGAATCGGCGGCGTCTTATAATGTTAGGGTAAAATATGCCATGGCTTATTTAAAATCTATACTCCCTACTTTTGCTGTAATAGGTGAAGGCAGGACAGCCGATGAACAGAGCTGTTTGTTGGTAGAACAAGGCAAGTTTTATGGCATGGGCTACATTTCCTATCATGCGGATATTAATGGCACAGAGATGCTGAAATCGGCATTGCAGCCTTTCCCATCGGATGACTACATACTAAATTTAATCAATCATCATGTTCAACAGTTTCCTCAGACAAAAATAACAGTCTGA
- a CDS encoding heme-binding domain-containing protein, protein MKGIKKILLGLLVILIIIQFIHPARNKSGQDMPNDISKVVSMPNDVQGILKKACYDCHSNNTNYPWYTSIQPLHWFMNYHIQSGKEDLNFNEFGSYTPRRQQNKLRSIESSLKDGTMPLFSYTLIHRNAILSDAEKLLIINWVQNSKDSLNKKNL, encoded by the coding sequence ATGAAAGGCATAAAAAAAATACTTCTTGGGTTATTGGTAATCCTAATAATTATCCAGTTTATACATCCTGCCCGCAATAAAAGTGGGCAGGATATGCCAAATGATATTTCTAAAGTTGTGTCCATGCCAAATGATGTACAGGGAATCCTGAAGAAAGCCTGTTATGATTGTCATAGCAACAATACAAATTACCCCTGGTATACTAGTATACAGCCCTTGCACTGGTTTATGAATTACCATATACAATCAGGTAAAGAAGATCTAAATTTTAATGAATTCGGGAGTTATACCCCAAGAAGGCAGCAGAATAAATTACGCTCTATTGAAAGTAGTTTAAAAGATGGTACTATGCCTTTGTTCTCCTATACCCTGATCCACAGAAATGCCATTTTGAGCGATGCGGAGAAATTGCTAATCATCAACTGGGTTCAAAATTCGAAGGATAGTTTAAATAAAAAGAATCTTTAA
- a CDS encoding DUF2185 domain-containing protein, which yields MPSWKLENAEEILKEAPYTFYKPSDTIINQLIPGEATVKLIFLFDSDNPEAPSAERMWVIMESMDNKGNYLGTLDNDPFYIKDLKAGDRITFRKEHIIDYDTLDELDIEDSLAGMIEKFNKKCLVSNHIMKDGFTVGRLYREEEDYEGYSGWTIMSDHETQEYANDPANFQYISLGKVLNIDDSFIHLLEEPTGSDLVKDSITGKYFLLD from the coding sequence ATGCCCAGTTGGAAATTAGAAAATGCCGAAGAAATTTTAAAGGAGGCTCCATATACATTTTATAAGCCATCTGATACTATAATTAATCAATTAATACCTGGGGAAGCTACTGTTAAACTTATATTCTTATTTGATTCTGATAATCCAGAGGCTCCTAGTGCAGAACGAATGTGGGTAATAATGGAATCAATGGACAATAAAGGTAACTATTTAGGCACTTTAGATAATGACCCTTTTTATATTAAGGATTTAAAAGCGGGGGATCGGATCACTTTTAGAAAAGAGCATATTATTGACTACGATACACTTGATGAATTAGATATTGAAGACTCATTAGCCGGAATGATCGAGAAATTTAATAAAAAATGTCTTGTCTCAAATCATATAATGAAAGACGGATTTACAGTTGGTAGATTGTACCGTGAAGAAGAGGACTATGAGGGTTATTCTGGTTGGACAATTATGAGTGATCATGAAACTCAGGAATACGCAAATGATCCTGCAAACTTTCAATACATCTCATTAGGAAAGGTTTTGAATATTGATGACAGTTTTATTCATTTACTTGAAGAGCCAACTGGTTCAGATTTAGTGAAAGATAGTATCACCGGAAAATATTTCTTACTTGATTAG
- a CDS encoding multicopper oxidase domain-containing protein: protein MKNILTAFLLILYSLASAQDNKGTKMPKKESAKQVETIYTCPMHPEIHASKPGNCPKCGMKLVPEKAKVITPKHDQMEMPKKDTSEKNDGMEDMGGMDMGDNNTTMENIKKAKINLGPIKTISSNVPPRTVRYDLYIADTTVTYGKKTKRAIAVNGQIPMPTLTFTQGDTALIYVHNKLNEETSLHWHGLFLPNQMDGVPFLTQMPIKPHSTYIYKFPIVQHGTHWYHSHSELQEQIGMYGAFIMNKREEWDIPTIPVVLSEWTDMRPEEVHRSLKNANDWFAIKKGTTQSYAEAIRTGHFKTKINNEWKRMNAMDVSDIYYDTFLINGKNQNAQPQFKAGDKVRLRIANGGASDYFWLTYSGGKITVVATDGNDVEPVEVDRLIIAVSETYDVVVTIPENKSYEFLVTPEDRTGSASLWLGKGEKVSGQKLPKLKYFAGMKMMNDMMDMSGNMIQMEGMKMQNQVMDMNTVMYPEVSGEETPKVKTKKTEMSGMQMPNDKSMAGMNMAVDNPDIVTLNYNMLRDPKKTTLPKGPWKELKFDLTGNMNRYVWTLDNKTVSESDKILIKKGENVRIILFNNSMMRHPMHLHGHDFRVVNEQGEYAPMKNIIDIMPMERDTLEFAATEPGGDWFFHCHILYHMMSGMGRVFSYENSPPNPEIPNSKLAQRKLFSDDREFHPMARVGIESNGSDGEIMLANTRYRFTTEWRIGFDKEMGYESESHFGRYLGRNQWLFPYVGWDFRKRTVDPMDKNIFGQSLSPGDNLFGQRNTKNFRQVFHLGVQYTLPMLIVADASVDHKGNVRFQLTREDVPISKRLRFQFMVNTDKEYMAGFRYIVTKYFGLSTHYDSDMGYGAGLTLNY from the coding sequence ATGAAAAACATATTAACGGCCTTTTTGTTGATCCTTTATTCTTTAGCTTCTGCTCAGGATAACAAAGGAACGAAGATGCCAAAAAAAGAAAGCGCTAAACAGGTGGAGACTATCTATACCTGTCCCATGCATCCCGAAATCCATGCTTCCAAGCCCGGTAATTGTCCTAAGTGCGGAATGAAACTGGTGCCGGAAAAAGCTAAGGTGATTACGCCTAAGCATGACCAAATGGAAATGCCTAAGAAAGATACTTCCGAAAAGAATGACGGAATGGAAGATATGGGTGGTATGGACATGGGAGATAATAATACCACGATGGAAAACATCAAAAAGGCGAAAATAAATTTAGGGCCAATTAAAACGATCTCAAGTAATGTACCACCTCGTACTGTTCGCTATGACCTTTATATTGCTGATACGACTGTAACCTATGGCAAGAAAACAAAAAGAGCAATTGCTGTTAATGGACAGATACCAATGCCGACTTTAACGTTTACCCAAGGTGATACGGCCTTAATATATGTACATAATAAACTGAATGAGGAGACATCTCTGCACTGGCATGGCTTGTTTTTACCAAATCAGATGGATGGAGTTCCTTTCCTAACCCAAATGCCTATTAAGCCTCATTCTACCTATATCTATAAATTCCCCATCGTTCAGCATGGTACACACTGGTATCATAGTCATAGTGAGCTGCAGGAGCAGATTGGGATGTATGGCGCATTCATTATGAACAAAAGGGAAGAATGGGACATTCCTACTATTCCAGTAGTCCTCAGTGAGTGGACGGATATGAGACCTGAAGAGGTTCACCGGAGCCTTAAAAATGCCAATGATTGGTTTGCCATTAAAAAAGGAACAACACAAAGTTATGCCGAGGCGATCAGAACAGGACATTTTAAAACCAAAATCAATAACGAATGGAAGCGAATGAATGCTATGGATGTAAGTGATATATATTATGATACATTTCTAATCAACGGCAAGAACCAGAATGCTCAGCCCCAGTTTAAGGCGGGGGACAAGGTAAGGCTACGAATTGCCAATGGTGGGGCATCCGATTATTTCTGGTTGACTTATTCAGGTGGTAAAATAACCGTAGTCGCTACCGATGGAAATGATGTTGAGCCTGTAGAAGTGGACAGACTGATCATAGCAGTGTCCGAAACGTATGACGTGGTCGTAACCATTCCTGAAAATAAAAGCTATGAATTTTTAGTGACTCCTGAAGACCGTACCGGCTCTGCATCCTTATGGTTGGGCAAAGGAGAAAAGGTGTCTGGTCAGAAATTACCAAAGCTGAAATACTTTGCCGGAATGAAAATGATGAATGACATGATGGACATGAGTGGTAACATGATTCAAATGGAAGGCATGAAAATGCAGAACCAGGTCATGGATATGAATACAGTCATGTATCCCGAAGTAAGCGGTGAAGAAACCCCTAAAGTAAAAACAAAAAAAACTGAAATGTCCGGTATGCAGATGCCAAATGATAAAAGCATGGCAGGGATGAATATGGCGGTTGATAACCCTGATATAGTTACATTGAATTATAATATGCTCCGTGACCCAAAGAAAACTACATTACCGAAAGGCCCCTGGAAAGAACTGAAATTTGATCTTACCGGGAACATGAATCGCTATGTTTGGACTTTGGACAATAAAACGGTTTCAGAGAGTGATAAAATCCTGATTAAGAAAGGTGAAAATGTCAGGATCATTTTATTCAACAATAGTATGATGCGGCATCCCATGCACCTGCATGGTCATGATTTCAGAGTTGTAAATGAACAGGGTGAATATGCGCCAATGAAAAACATCATTGACATTATGCCAATGGAACGGGATACCCTTGAATTTGCCGCCACAGAGCCTGGAGGAGACTGGTTTTTTCACTGTCATATTCTTTATCACATGATGAGTGGTATGGGCAGGGTATTCAGCTATGAAAATTCGCCACCAAATCCGGAAATCCCTAATTCTAAATTAGCACAACGTAAATTATTTAGCGATGACAGGGAATTTCATCCAATGGCAAGGGTTGGAATAGAAAGCAATGGTAGTGATGGAGAGATCATGCTGGCCAATACCCGTTACCGTTTTACAACCGAATGGAGAATTGGCTTTGATAAAGAAATGGGTTATGAAAGTGAAAGTCATTTTGGTAGATACCTTGGGCGAAATCAATGGCTCTTCCCTTATGTAGGCTGGGATTTTCGCAAAAGGACAGTTGACCCAATGGACAAAAATATTTTCGGGCAATCTCTATCGCCAGGGGATAATCTATTCGGACAGCGTAACACCAAAAATTTCAGGCAGGTATTCCATTTAGGGGTACAATATACTTTGCCCATGTTAATTGTTGCAGACGCTTCTGTTGACCACAAGGGAAATGTCAGGTTTCAATTGACCAGAGAAGATGTTCCGATTTCTAAAAGACTACGTTTTCAATTCATGGTGAATACGGACAAGGAGTACATGGCAGGATTCAGATACATCGTAACTAAATATTTCGGGCTGTCAACTCACTATGACAGTGACATGGGCTATGGTGCCGGACTAACATTAAATTACTAA
- a CDS encoding histone H1, with amino-acid sequence MEKFSKLKELIAGVEADADKFYNSGNGAAGTRVRKAMQDLKGLAQEIRTEVTEKKNAK; translated from the coding sequence ATGGAAAAATTTTCAAAATTGAAAGAACTAATCGCTGGCGTAGAGGCTGATGCAGACAAATTTTATAATTCAGGTAACGGTGCTGCTGGTACCAGAGTACGTAAAGCTATGCAGGATTTAAAAGGTCTTGCTCAAGAAATTCGTACTGAAGTGACTGAGAAAAAGAATGCAAAGTAA
- a CDS encoding DUF3347 domain-containing protein, whose amino-acid sequence MKTSIYSLAFSLLFLAACSNGSNKTQSATTSEPTATKAAVPESSVKGAATTELLNSYLKLKNAFTADNDKEAAAAGNEMVAGFASFDMKSLTPEQSKAYTDIKDDAKEHAEHIGANVGNIAHQREHFDMLSKDMYDLVKLLGTSQPLYVDHCPMYNDNKGAIWLSEVKDIKNPYMGKAMATCGAVKEELK is encoded by the coding sequence ATGAAAACATCAATTTATAGCCTGGCTTTTTCTTTACTATTCTTAGCTGCTTGTTCTAATGGTAGTAATAAAACTCAAAGTGCGACCACCTCAGAGCCTACAGCAACTAAGGCTGCTGTTCCGGAATCTTCCGTAAAAGGTGCTGCCACTACTGAACTATTAAATTCCTATCTCAAATTAAAGAATGCCTTTACTGCTGATAATGATAAAGAGGCAGCAGCAGCTGGAAATGAAATGGTCGCTGGTTTCGCTTCTTTTGATATGAAATCTTTAACACCAGAACAAAGTAAAGCTTATACAGATATAAAAGATGATGCTAAGGAACATGCAGAACATATTGGTGCAAATGTCGGAAATATAGCGCACCAGCGTGAGCACTTTGATATGCTGAGTAAGGATATGTACGACCTTGTTAAACTACTTGGAACAAGTCAACCTTTATATGTTGATCACTGTCCAATGTATAATGACAATAAGGGCGCAATCTGGTTGAGCGAAGTGAAGGATATTAAAAACCCTTATATGGGGAAAGCTATGGCAACTTGCGGTGCTGTTAAAGAAGAATTAAAATAG
- the dinB gene encoding DNA polymerase IV: MDNIDKSQHRKIIHIDMDSFYASVEQRDNPDLAGKAIAVGGSPEGRGGVVATASYEARKFGVHSAMPSKQAIKLCPHLIFVYPRFAVYKEVSAQIREIFHRYTDLIQPLSLDEAYLDVTHDKLGIGSAIDIAKEIKQAIKDELKLTASAGVSVNKFVAKIASDMNKPDGLTFIGPSRIEKFIAQLPVEKFHGVGKVTAAKMKARGLHYGADLRGLSETELANLFGKSGRFFYKIVRGIDNRAVEPNRETKSIGAEDTFSYDLTEIEEMNAEIEKIVLVVFNRMKSYNLYGRTVTLKVKFGNFKQITRSKSFAEGVAGAEQIADVAKMLLRGIDFYEQGVRLLGVSISNFENQHGKEGEGYQSRLFP, from the coding sequence ATGGACAACATAGACAAAAGTCAGCACCGTAAAATAATCCATATTGATATGGATTCATTTTATGCATCCGTAGAACAGCGGGATAATCCTGATTTGGCCGGAAAAGCTATTGCCGTAGGTGGCTCTCCGGAAGGGCGTGGAGGAGTGGTGGCCACTGCAAGCTATGAAGCCCGGAAGTTTGGAGTGCATTCGGCCATGCCCTCCAAACAAGCTATAAAACTTTGCCCTCATCTTATTTTTGTATATCCGCGATTTGCGGTTTATAAAGAAGTATCCGCACAGATCAGGGAGATATTTCATCGGTATACCGATTTGATCCAGCCGTTGTCTTTGGATGAAGCTTATCTGGATGTGACCCATGATAAATTAGGAATAGGTTCGGCTATTGATATTGCGAAAGAAATTAAGCAGGCCATCAAGGACGAATTGAAGCTTACTGCTTCAGCTGGTGTTTCAGTGAATAAGTTTGTCGCCAAAATTGCGTCAGATATGAACAAACCTGATGGATTGACTTTTATCGGGCCGTCCAGGATCGAGAAATTTATAGCCCAGTTGCCTGTCGAGAAATTTCATGGCGTAGGTAAAGTTACCGCGGCAAAGATGAAGGCAAGGGGGCTGCATTACGGTGCAGACTTAAGGGGGCTATCGGAAACGGAGTTGGCCAATCTATTTGGGAAAAGCGGCAGGTTTTTTTATAAAATAGTAAGGGGGATAGACAATCGGGCCGTGGAACCGAATCGCGAAACCAAGTCGATAGGTGCGGAAGATACCTTTTCTTACGACCTGACTGAAATAGAGGAGATGAATGCTGAAATAGAGAAGATAGTTTTAGTGGTGTTTAACCGGATGAAATCGTACAATCTTTATGGGCGCACGGTAACACTAAAAGTCAAATTTGGTAATTTTAAGCAAATAACCAGGAGTAAGTCTTTTGCGGAAGGAGTAGCCGGTGCCGAACAAATTGCCGATGTGGCAAAAATGTTGTTAAGGGGCATTGATTTTTATGAGCAAGGTGTAAGGCTCCTGGGGGTTTCCATCTCAAATTTCGAAAATCAACATGGAAAAGAAGGCGAGGGGTATCAGTCGCGCTTGTTTCCGTGA